Proteins from a genomic interval of Lolium perenne isolate Kyuss_39 chromosome 1, Kyuss_2.0, whole genome shotgun sequence:
- the LOC127333953 gene encoding benzyl alcohol O-benzoyltransferase, producing the protein MLESVHKPMLSFAVRRRDPELVGPASQTPRETKRMSGLDNMDVLRMQASLALFYRGGEGDDPAAIIRRALGQALVHYYPLAGRLREIEGRKLVVDCTGEGVLFVQADADVQLADLEAVGLRPPFPCWDQLLFDVEGSSGTLNCPLLLIQVTRLLCGGFVLALRCNHVMCDAIGIAQFMNAVSELARGLPSISVKPMWCRELIEMRNPSNPGTLPDIPEVPMVERSFTVRASDVAAMKKCLPPLLRDTATTFEILAAFLWRARTTALDIPPGEHAPLVIAVNFRGDAGAGISLPAGYYGNAVATTTVPADAAVLRRGSLGDAVALVRLAKAAGTTEYFRSMANGAKVRGLRSFNPANLLAISDTRNIGFHRVDFGWGEPVFAGPVSTFFTMCYFIRVKDRDGEDAFVMPLMLPRLAMDRFAAEVERSLLDDANHM; encoded by the exons ATGCTTGAGTCGGTGCATAAGCCGATGCTGTCGTTCGCGGTACGCCGGCGTGATCCGGAGCTCGTCGGCCCAGCTTCCCAGACACCCCGGGAGACGAAGCGCATGTCTGGCCTCGACAACATGGACGTTCTACGCATGCAGGCGTCGTTGGCCCTCTTTTACCGTGGCGGAGAGGGAGACGACCCGGCAGCCATCATCCGACGCGCGCTGGGCCAGGCGCTGGTGCACTACTACCCGCTGGCCGGTCGGCTGAGGGAGATTGAGGGTCGGAAACTGGTGGTGGACTGCACCGGCGAGGGGGTGCTGTTCGTGCAGGCCGATGCCGACGTGCAGCTGGCAGATCTGGAGGCGGTGGGGCTCAGGCCGCCGTTCCCTTGCTGGGACCAGCTGCTCTTCGACGTGGAGGGCTCCAGCGGCACGCTTAACTGTCCCTTGCTGCTCATCCAG GTAACGCGTCTGTTGTGCGGAGGCTTCGTATTGGCGCTCCGATGTAACCACGTCATGTGCGACGCAATCGGCATCGCCCAGTTCATGAACGCCGTCAGCGAGCTCGCTCGTGGCCTCCCGTCCATTAGCGTGAAGCCCATGTGGTGCCGCGAGCTGATCGAGATGCGCAACCCGTCCAATCCAGGCACCTTGCCCGACATACCCGAAGTGCCGATGGTCGAGCGTTCTTTCACTGTCCGCGCCTCGGATGTGGCCGCCATGAAGAAATGCCTCCCTCCACTCCTCCGTGACACGGCCACCACCTTCGAGATTCTTGCCGCGTTCCTCTGGCGTGCTCGCACCACGGCGCTTGACATCCCGCCGGGCGAGCATGCTCCGCTGGTCATCGCCGTCAACTTCAGGGGCGACGCTGGGGCCGGGATTAGCCTTCCCGCGGGGTACTACGGCAACGCGGTTGCGACCACGACGGTTCCAGCCGACGCTGCGGTGCTGCGCCGCGGCTCGCTGGGTGACGCTGTGGCGCTGGTGCGGCTGGCCAAGGCCGCGGGGACCACTGAGTACTTTCGTTCCATGGCCAACGGGGCGAAGGTGCGCGGCCTGCGCAGCTTCAATCCGGCCAACTTGCTTGCGATCTCTGACACCCGAAATATCGGGTTTCACCGCGTCGACTTCGGCTGGGGCGAGCCGGTCTTCGCTGGCCCAGTTAGCACTTTTTTCACCATGTGCTACTTCATCCGTGTTAAGGATCGTGATGGGGAAGACGCATTTGTTATGCCACTCATGCTGCCACGGCTGGCAATGGATCGCTTCGCGGCTGAGGTCGAGAGGTCATTGCTTGATGATGCTAATCACATGTAA
- the LOC127305794 gene encoding tricetin 3',4',5'-O-trimethyltransferase encodes MGSAAAEMAADMDAFMYAVHLSLAPILPMTLKSVIELGMLEILVAAGGKMLLPCEVAARLPSPSSANPDAPAMVDRMLRLLASYNVVSCEVQQGKDGVLARRYGAAPVCKWLTPNKDGVSLGPLVVMNDKVLMETWYHLKDAVLDGGQPFVKAYGMTLFEYQGVDPRFNRVFNEAMKSYSTIVIGKLLEFYTGFDDAVRTLVDVGGGLGAAIHAITSRYPHIKGVNFDLPHVISDAPSFTGVQHVSGDMFDKVPSGDAIFMKAILHDWTDEHCTKLLRNCYDALPAHGKVILVESVLPEKPDETPVARTAFGLDMLMLTQTPGGKGRCLREFQELAGTAGFVSVNATYICSSSWVVELMK; translated from the coding sequence ATGGGCTCTGCCGCCGCGGAAATGGCCGCCGACATGGATGCGTTCATGTACGCGGTGCACCTGTCATTGGCGCCAATCCTGCCAATGACCCTGAAGAGCGTGATCGAGCTGGGCATGCTCGAGATCCTGGTCGCCGCAGGCGGGAAGATGTTATTGCCGTGCGAGGTGGCGGCACGGCTGCCATCGCCTTCGTCGGCTAACCCAGACGCCCCGGCGATGGTGGACCGCATGCTGCGGCTGCTGGCGTCCTACAACGTCGTCTCATGCGAGGTGCAGCAGGGCAAGGATGGCGTCCTCGCCCGGCGGTACGGCGCCGCGCCGGTGTGCAAGTGGCTCACCCCAAACAAGGACGGCGTGTCCTTGGGCCCGCTCGTCGTCATGAACGACAAGGTCCTTATGGAGACCTGGTATCATCTGAAGGACGCGGTCCTGGACGGTGGCCAGCCCTTCGTGAAGGCATACGGTATGACGCTGTTCGAATACCAGGGTGTGGATCCACGATTCAACCGCGTGTTCAACGAGGCGATGAAGAGCTACTCCACCATCGTCATCGGGAAGCTCCTCGAGTTCTACACGGGCTTCGATGACGCCGTGCGTACGCTCGTCGACGTCGGCGGCGGCCTCGGCGCGGCCATCCACGCCATTACTTCCAGGTACCCGCACATCAAGGGGGTCAACTTCGACCTCCCTCACGTCATCTCCGATGCGCCGTCTTTCACAGGCGTGCAGCACGTGAGCGGCGATATGTTCGACAAGGTGCCCTCTGGGGACGCCATCTTCATGAAGGCGATACTCCATGACTGGACCGACGAGCACTGCACCAAGCTTCTGAGGAACTGCTACGACGCACTGCCTGCGCATGGCAAGGTGATCCTCGTGGAAAGCGTCCTGCCGgagaaaccggatgagacgcccgTGGCGAGGACGGCGTTCGGATTAGACATGCTCATGCTCACGCAGACACCCGGCGGCAAGGGGAGGTGTCTCAGGGAGTTCCAAGAGCTGGCCGGGACAGCCGGGTTTGTCAGCGTCAATGCCACCTACATATGCAGCAGCTCCTGGGTCGTCGAGCTGATGAagtag